In Bacillus sp. DX3.1, the following proteins share a genomic window:
- a CDS encoding ABC transporter permease has product MTFSMRRFSAILRKEVQDFKSNSQVLMMLVLPIFMAFLYSRMGQMQGGAVSLTTIMSLVFIGGFVQAMMIAEEKEKHTLRVLMLSPASAFEVLIGKSALTGIMTVAVCFINLFILDKLEGNIALLLLIFVFGTILFTLIGTCIGLLAQNVPQTSIIGMPILFFFFLADLLEMLVKNESIKTAFQYLPTKNISEAISSIMKGEGFSAISNNVLNVTIWLVAALIISLFIYKKKQLD; this is encoded by the coding sequence ATGACATTTTCAATGAGACGATTTTCAGCAATTCTTCGGAAAGAAGTACAGGATTTCAAGTCCAATTCACAAGTTTTAATGATGCTAGTATTACCTATTTTCATGGCTTTTCTTTATAGTCGAATGGGTCAGATGCAAGGAGGGGCAGTAAGCTTAACGACAATTATGTCATTGGTTTTTATTGGTGGATTTGTGCAAGCGATGATGATTGCAGAAGAAAAGGAAAAACATACGCTTCGCGTCCTTATGTTGTCACCAGCGTCGGCCTTTGAAGTGTTAATTGGAAAAAGTGCATTAACAGGAATCATGACTGTAGCGGTATGTTTTATAAATTTATTTATTTTAGACAAACTGGAAGGAAACATTGCGCTTTTATTATTGATCTTTGTATTTGGAACAATCTTATTTACTCTAATTGGAACATGTATCGGACTGCTTGCTCAAAATGTACCGCAAACTTCAATTATTGGGATGCCAATACTATTCTTCTTTTTCCTTGCTGACCTGTTGGAGATGCTTGTGAAAAATGAAAGTATAAAAACAGCATTCCAATATTTACCGACTAAAAATATTAGCGAAGCAATCAGCAGTATTATGAAAGGAGAAGGCTTCAGCGCAATCTCGAACAACGTATTAAACGTAACAATTTGGTTAGTTGCAGCTCTTATTATTAGCCTCTTCATCTACAAAAAGAAACAACTAGACTAA
- a CDS encoding ABC transporter ATP-binding protein → MTLAIEMKDVMKTFKEKTALRNVNIEVKQGEIFGFLGPSGSGKTTTVKILTSQLLHSVGRVRVLGKDITGPSSIDYKRIGILTDNSGLYERLSIYDNLLLFCDLYDCKKERIDEVLAQVNLLEDKKTPVKKLSKGMKQRVTLARAILHKPDMLFLDEPTSALDPVNVQNIHKILRDLNAEGTTIFLTTHNMDEAETLCDRIAFLCGGEIVALDTPENLRLKYAKDKIEVVLKDKKKETVQKDELGAKRISEWMKNGELLSIHSYEPTLGDIFIEVTGRGL, encoded by the coding sequence ATGACATTGGCAATTGAAATGAAGGATGTAATGAAAACCTTCAAGGAAAAAACAGCACTTCGAAATGTGAATATTGAAGTGAAGCAAGGCGAAATCTTTGGATTTCTTGGACCGAGTGGATCGGGCAAAACAACAACAGTGAAAATATTAACTTCCCAATTACTTCATAGTGTAGGAAGAGTGAGAGTGCTAGGGAAAGATATTACAGGACCAAGTAGCATCGATTATAAACGAATCGGTATTTTAACAGATAACAGTGGCTTATATGAAAGACTCAGTATTTATGATAACTTACTATTATTTTGCGATTTATACGACTGTAAAAAAGAACGGATTGATGAAGTGCTAGCGCAAGTGAACTTATTAGAAGATAAAAAAACACCTGTTAAAAAATTATCAAAAGGGATGAAGCAGCGTGTTACGCTAGCACGAGCAATTTTGCATAAACCAGATATGCTGTTCTTAGATGAACCAACGTCTGCACTTGATCCAGTGAACGTCCAAAACATTCATAAAATATTAAGGGACTTAAATGCAGAAGGGACAACGATTTTCTTAACAACACACAATATGGATGAAGCAGAAACGCTCTGTGATCGCATTGCCTTCTTATGCGGCGGGGAAATTGTCGCGCTTGATACACCAGAAAACTTACGACTCAAGTATGCGAAAGATAAAATTGAAGTTGTTTTAAAAGATAAGAAAAAAGAAACAGTGCAAAAAGATGAGCTAGGGGCAAAACGTATTTCTGAGTGGATGAAAAACGGCGAACTGCTATCGATTCATTCTTATGAGCCAACATTAGGAGATATCTTTATCGAAGTAACTGGGAGGGGATTATAA